TCGTTTGCCAGCCATTATAACCTTGAACTGGCCGTTAAGATTCACAAAGAAAACCAAGTTGGGGACCAATTTGAAAATCAATTTGGTAGGAATCCTTGTTGGGAACGGAATTTTGGATCTGGGCTGCAACGACGCATCGGATCTGTTGTACGAGCTGGGCATCATTGATGACGAACAGCGAAGTCAACTAAAAGAAACGAACAAACAAGTTCGTCAGGCCATCGAGGATAAAAACTATACTAAAGCCATGCAACTGTACGATCACAGATTCTATAACCGACTTCCAAGTGAGTACAATGTGCTCTACGACGAGGCTATTCCAAGGGTCCTTTTCGATTACACACTTTACATCAAGGACATCAAGACTAGAGAGTTGATTCATGTCGGATACACTCCCTTCTATGAAAGCAACGATCTGGTGAACACGAAGTTGAGAGAGGAAGTAGCAAAGACTCAGAAGCCGAATATTGAGTTCCTGCTGGAGACCGGTCAGTATATAGTAGGGTTCTACACTGGTCAGCTGGACACCATAGCCTGTGTCAGTTCTGTGACCTGCGCGCTTCGTGGACTCCAGTGGTCGCATTCTGCCGAATACCTCAACGCCACCCACAACCTCTGGCACGTCTCCGGTAGACTAGCGGGCTGGACCAAGACTGCAGGTAATCTGCTGGAGATCGTTGTCAGAGCCTCCGGCCACTATGTGCCATTCGACCAGGGAGAAGTGGCTCTGGACATTATTAGGACCGTGGTGTCGAGTAAGCCTGGAAGTCTCACCCCGTTTAGTCAGTGATCAAAAGTGAATAGTGAGGAAATACACTCACTGTATGTATGCTTTAACATTTACTGTTCTGTGCCAATCGTACAAATTAACCCATATCCATACGTTCTATTGTGGGTTTCAATATAAAAGTTCGTTGTATTGCTGTTTCAATataaaagtgttgtattttaatatgcgttgcaaaaaaagtttaatggaaatacaatgaacattttacttcaaatttactATAGTCTCTTTTTTCCAAAACCTTAATTGCAGCTATTgagaacagttttttaaaatcttattatttgaCTTATCtataggtattttaaaataaaaactgacgcctcttataaatttataagggccgtcaatttttaattaattttaagtcaaTTTTGCACAACTATTTGCTggctaaacgttttaaattatccAAATAGACTCGAATGCGAACCTTTAAAATCTGTGGTTTCAAATTGTATTGAAACTAGCAATTGCTGTGTTAAAATAGTCTAGTATTGATAGTGTAGTGCTGAAATAGTTACACAAAAAAATATGGTTCTTAGcattgtttagaaataatgaataatatcgATTATTTTTGTTTCCACAACGATTTTTAAAGAAGACAAGACATGAATTGattagttatacaaataaaaatacaatgctCAGTTTTTTCACCATTGATTACGAAAAATATACAAGCATctcattgtatatatattatggtGCTTTTATATTGTACGCTATTAAATCggttattgtaaaattgttaatattaaagtttaaactacCGATGTGGAGAGAGTATAGGAAATATTATTCTAGTTTTTACCTAAAAGtaagttttagaaaaacaattagtCGTGCTAAAATAAAAACGCAgcaatttaaacagttttcaattcttaaattaagtgataaagaatttgaaactttggtttaaacattttttgtttaatgtaaggaataatatttttaactaactgatgtgtatcattaattttaaaaaaaagaataactaTTTATAAGTACTTATATACAAAAGTTccgtctttgtttgtttgtaaatttcaGATTTCGTGTTTTTATGGCTTAAAGGTTTAAAAGTTCGTCTTTTCTACAACTTGGTTTTACTCGCGACTTAGCTCTCCTTAGATCACAATTAACAGGTATAATAAGCCACAGGTAGGAAATCAAAACTTTCCTTAGAtcacgtttttaaaatatcatagattTCGTTTTTGGTAGTATATTGAATTTTCCTAATCATAAACAAACTGCGCTTTCATATCTGAACTCAAAAATATCCATGCAAGGATTCAATTGTCTTTCAGTAATTTCTGAGTTGATATTAACTAAAAAAGCTATGAAGTGGACATCCAACAGATTATACGAGAGCAAGATACCTGGATATCCCATTAATAAAagtacgttttatttttttatttttcttttttttgctttaaataaaatgcaaccAAAGCACAGAGAAAATCTTGTATTAAGTGATGATAGagagttttaaaatgaaaatttcacgTAACAGGATAAATTTAGCTCTTTAAATACACACGCGCGTTGATAATATGATAACGTGTTTTCTGCTATAACACATTTAGAAATGAGGAtagtataagttattttattcagAGTGTAAATCTTAATTACTAAACGAACACTAGTTtaccattaatatttaacaaagggcaattataataatatttaattacataataatctGTGCTTTTAGCGACGTAATTAACTCCGGTTGCACAAAGCTAAACACAGTTCAATCGCGTAATACTATAACCCTGGCTTATTGTTTTACTTGTAAATGAATGTTATTTTGTGTTGAAATTTGACTGTTTACATTATATGTAGATAAAATATATTCTGATTTTGTCTATCCATATGCaatttcaataaactatatacagtctagatcaatttatatttaact
The Homalodisca vitripennis isolate AUS2020 chromosome 1, UT_GWSS_2.1, whole genome shotgun sequence DNA segment above includes these coding regions:
- the LOC124356069 gene encoding venom serine carboxypeptidase-like — its product is MQLYDHRFYNRLPSEYNVLYDEAIPRVLFDYTLYIKDIKTRELIHVGYTPFYESNDLVNTKLREEVAKTQKPNIEFLLETGQYIVGFYTGQLDTIACVSSVTCALRGLQWSHSAEYLNATHNLWHVSGRLAGWTKTAGNLLEIVVRASGHYVPFDQGEVALDIIRTVVSSKPGSLTPFSQ